Proteins encoded together in one Plectropomus leopardus isolate mb chromosome 19, YSFRI_Pleo_2.0, whole genome shotgun sequence window:
- the LOC121959325 gene encoding cytochrome b-c1 complex subunit 2, mitochondrial isoform X2, which translates to MKGIRGISQLSTRLYAAQAARKVEFSGAAEHVKFHPQDVQVTRLPSGLVIASLENYSPASKIGVFVKAGCRYETPDNQGVTHLLRLASSLTTKGASSFKICRGVEAVGGSLSVTSSRENMIYTVDCLRDDIDTVMEYLINVTTAPEFRPWEVSDLTPRVKMDKAQAAQSAQIGVIEALHEAAYKNALCNSLYCPNHMVGNIQSGHLHQFVQNNFTSARMALVGLGVDHTVLTQVGEQFLNIRSGAGTTGATAQYRGGEIRMPGISSLVHSAVVSQSAASGTSEALAFSVLQHLLGAGLHVKRGSCASSKLVQGVAKATADPFDVSAFNSSYSDSGLFGIYTISQPAVAGDVIKAALAEVKAVADGGVTAADLTRAKAQLKGQFLMSLETSEGFLESIGTQALADGSYCSAEEVSKNIDNVSLTDVANAAKKFVTGKKSMASSGNLIKTPFVDEI; encoded by the exons ACAAGGCTTTACGCAGCCCAGGCTGCCCGTAAGGTGGAGTTCAGTGGGGCTGCCGAGCACGTTAAGTTTCATCCGCAGGATGTGCAG GTGACCAGACTGCCCAGTGGACTGGTGATCGCATCCCTGGAGAACTATTCTCCAGCCTCCAAGATCGGAGTGTTTGTCAAGGCCGGCTGTCGTTATGAGACCCCAGACAACCAGGGGGTCACCCACCTGCTCCGGCTGGCCTCCAGCCTG ACAACCAAAGGAGCATCATCTTTTAAGATATGCCGTGGTGTTGAGGCAGTGGGAGGCAGCCTGAG TGTGACTTCATCCAGAGAGAACATGATCTACACCGTTGACTGCCTGCGAGATGACAT TGACACAGTAATGGAGTATTTGATCAACGTGACAACAGCCCCAGAGTTCAGGCCATGGGAGGTGTCAGACCTCACGCCCCGAGTGAAGATGGACAAGGCCCAGGCTGCACAGAGTGCTCAAATAG gTGTGATTGAAGCTCTCCATGAAGCCGCCTACAAAAACGCTCTCTGTAACTCCCTGTACTGTCCTAACCACATGGTTGGCAACATCCAGTCCGGACAT CTACACCAGTTTGTCCAGAACAATTTCACTAGCGCAAGGATGGCTCTTGTTGGACTCG GTGTGGATCACACGGTGCTGACGCAAGTTGGGGAGCAGTTCCTCAACATCCGCAGTGGGGCAGGCACCACAGGGGCCACGGCTCAGTATCGTGGAG GTGAGATTCGTATGCCGGGCATCAGCAGTCTGGTCCACTCAGCGGTGGTGAGCCAGTCGGCAGCGTCAGGCACCAGCGAGGCTCTGGCCTTCAGTGTGCTGCAGCATTTACTGGGAGCTGGTCTGCATGTCAAGAGGGGCTCATGCGCCTCCAGCAAACTGGTCCAGGGTGTTGCCAAGGCAACTGCTGATCCCTTTGAT GTCAGTGCTTTCAATTCAAGCTACTCTGACTCTGGTCTGTTTGGCATCTACACCATTTCCCAGCCTGCAGTTGCTGGTGAT gTGATTAAGGCGGCTCTAGCCGAGGTAAAGGCTGTTGCTGATGGTGGAGTCACAGCTGCTGACCTGACTCGAGCCAa ggcCCAGCTGAAGGGGCAGTTCTTGATGTCTCTGGAGACATCGGAGGGTTTTCTGGAGTCCATAGGCACTCAGGCTCTGGCTGACGGGTCCTACTGCTCCGCTGAGGAAGTCTCCAAAAACATTGACAACGTCTCCTTAACTGATGTTGCCAAC GCTGCAAAGAAATTTGTGACCGGCAAGAAGTCCATGGCGTCCAGCGGCAACCTCATAAAAACCCCCTTTGTGGATGAGATCTGA
- the LOC121959325 gene encoding cytochrome b-c1 complex subunit 2, mitochondrial isoform X1: MKGIRGISQLSRRFHVAARAGQSLAQPLAGLKLSPGAAHSFQDVHVTRLPSGLVIASLENYSPASKIGVFVKAGCRYETPDNQGVTHLLRLASSLTTKGASSFKICRGVEAVGGSLSVTSSRENMIYTVDCLRDDIDTVMEYLINVTTAPEFRPWEVSDLTPRVKMDKAQAAQSAQIGVIEALHEAAYKNALCNSLYCPNHMVGNIQSGHLHQFVQNNFTSARMALVGLGVDHTVLTQVGEQFLNIRSGAGTTGATAQYRGGEIRMPGISSLVHSAVVSQSAASGTSEALAFSVLQHLLGAGLHVKRGSCASSKLVQGVAKATADPFDVSAFNSSYSDSGLFGIYTISQPAVAGDVIKAALAEVKAVADGGVTAADLTRAKAQLKGQFLMSLETSEGFLESIGTQALADGSYCSAEEVSKNIDNVSLTDVANAAKKFVTGKKSMASSGNLIKTPFVDEI; this comes from the exons AGACGGTTCCATGTGGCTGCCAGAGCAGGCCAGTCCCTCGCCCAGCCCCTGGCTGGCCTCAAGCTCTCTCCCGGGGCTGCCCACTCCTTCCAGGATGTCCAT GTGACCAGACTGCCCAGTGGACTGGTGATCGCATCCCTGGAGAACTATTCTCCAGCCTCCAAGATCGGAGTGTTTGTCAAGGCCGGCTGTCGTTATGAGACCCCAGACAACCAGGGGGTCACCCACCTGCTCCGGCTGGCCTCCAGCCTG ACAACCAAAGGAGCATCATCTTTTAAGATATGCCGTGGTGTTGAGGCAGTGGGAGGCAGCCTGAG TGTGACTTCATCCAGAGAGAACATGATCTACACCGTTGACTGCCTGCGAGATGACAT TGACACAGTAATGGAGTATTTGATCAACGTGACAACAGCCCCAGAGTTCAGGCCATGGGAGGTGTCAGACCTCACGCCCCGAGTGAAGATGGACAAGGCCCAGGCTGCACAGAGTGCTCAAATAG gTGTGATTGAAGCTCTCCATGAAGCCGCCTACAAAAACGCTCTCTGTAACTCCCTGTACTGTCCTAACCACATGGTTGGCAACATCCAGTCCGGACAT CTACACCAGTTTGTCCAGAACAATTTCACTAGCGCAAGGATGGCTCTTGTTGGACTCG GTGTGGATCACACGGTGCTGACGCAAGTTGGGGAGCAGTTCCTCAACATCCGCAGTGGGGCAGGCACCACAGGGGCCACGGCTCAGTATCGTGGAG GTGAGATTCGTATGCCGGGCATCAGCAGTCTGGTCCACTCAGCGGTGGTGAGCCAGTCGGCAGCGTCAGGCACCAGCGAGGCTCTGGCCTTCAGTGTGCTGCAGCATTTACTGGGAGCTGGTCTGCATGTCAAGAGGGGCTCATGCGCCTCCAGCAAACTGGTCCAGGGTGTTGCCAAGGCAACTGCTGATCCCTTTGAT GTCAGTGCTTTCAATTCAAGCTACTCTGACTCTGGTCTGTTTGGCATCTACACCATTTCCCAGCCTGCAGTTGCTGGTGAT gTGATTAAGGCGGCTCTAGCCGAGGTAAAGGCTGTTGCTGATGGTGGAGTCACAGCTGCTGACCTGACTCGAGCCAa ggcCCAGCTGAAGGGGCAGTTCTTGATGTCTCTGGAGACATCGGAGGGTTTTCTGGAGTCCATAGGCACTCAGGCTCTGGCTGACGGGTCCTACTGCTCCGCTGAGGAAGTCTCCAAAAACATTGACAACGTCTCCTTAACTGATGTTGCCAAC GCTGCAAAGAAATTTGTGACCGGCAAGAAGTCCATGGCGTCCAGCGGCAACCTCATAAAAACCCCCTTTGTGGATGAGATCTGA
- the LOC121959097 gene encoding uncharacterized protein C16orf52 homolog B-like has product MDKLTVISGCLFLAADIFAIASIANPDWISTGESAGSLTVGLVRQCQTIHGRDRTCIPPQLPPEWITTLFFIIMGIISLTVTCGLLVMSRWRREAARYARWIAFTGMVLFCMAALIFPIGFYINEVGGQPYKLPNNTVVGSSYVLFVLSIFFTIVGLLFAGKVCLPG; this is encoded by the exons ATGGATAAACTCACCGTGATATCAGGATGCCTCTTCCTCGCTGCAGACATCTTCGCCATCGCCAGCATCGCCAACCCGGACTGGATCAGCACCGGAGAATCCGCCG GCTCTCTGACTGTGGGCCTGGTCCGGCAGTGCCAGACGATCCACGGACGAGACCGGACCTGCATCCCCCCGCAGCTGCCCCCAGAGTGGATCACCACGCTCTTCTTCATAATCATGGGCATCATCTCCCTCACCGTCACCTGTGGTCTGCTGGTGATGTCACGCTGGCGCCGCGAGGCTGCCCGATACGCCCGATGGATTGCCTTCACAGGGA tGGTCCTGTTCTGCATGGCTGCCCTCATATTCCCTATCGGCTTCTACATCAATGAGGTTGGAGGACAGCCATATAAGCTCCCCAACAACACAGTGGTGGGCTCCTCTTATGTACTCTTCGTCCTGTCCATATTCTTCACCATAGTGGGACTGCTGTTTGCTGGGAAGGTATGTCTGCCTGGCTGA
- the LOC121959239 gene encoding NHP2-like protein 1, translated as MTEPQVNPKAYPLADATLTKTILDLVQQASNYKQLRKGANEATKTLNRGIAEFIVMAADAEPLEIILHLPLLCEDKNVPYVFVRSKQALGRACGVSRPVIATSVTIKEGSQLKPQIQSVQMAIERLLV; from the exons ATG ACTGAACCCCAAGTGAACCCAAAGGCCTACCCGCTGGCCGACGCCACGCTGACCAAAACCATCCTGGACCTGGTGCAGCAAGCGTCCAACTACAAGCAGCTGAGGAAGGGAGCTAACGAAG CCACTAAAACCCTGAACAGAGGCATCGCTGAGTTTATTGTGATGGCTGCTGATGCTGAACCACTGGAGATCATCCTCCACCTGCCACTGCTCTGTGAGGACAAGAACGTCCCGTACGTGTTTGTCCGCTCCAAGCAGGCCCTCGGCCGGGCCTGTGGGGTGTCTCGCCCCGTCATCGCTACCTCAGTCACCATAAAGGAGGGCTCTCAGCTCAAACCGCAGATTCAGTCTGTTCAGATGGCTATTGAGAGACTGCTCGTCTGA